A genomic stretch from Pseudomonas alkylphenolica includes:
- a CDS encoding SulP family inorganic anion transporter, producing MLQTLKQTWFSNVRGDVLAGIVVALALIPEAIAFSIIAGVDPKVGLYASFCIAVVIAFVGGRPGMISAATGAMALLMVTLVKNHGLEYLLAATLLCGVLQIGAGYLKLGSLMRFVSRSVVTGFVNALAILIFMAQLPELTNVTWHVYAMTAAGLGIIYLFPYVPKIGKLIPSPLVCIIVLTAVAMSVGLDIRTVGDMGQLPDTLPIFLWPDVPLTFETLAIIFPYSAALAVVGLLESMMTATIVDDLTDTPSDKNRECKGQGVANIASGLIGGMAGCAMIGQSIINVKSGGRSRLSSLAAGVFLLLMVVFLGDWLKQIPMAALVAVMIMVSIGTFSWDSLRNLKKHPLSTNIVMVVTVVVVVATHNLAFGVLAGVLLAAMFFANKVGHYMAISSLLDEAGEHRSYNVTGQVFFSSADKFVAAFDFKEALNKVTIDLNRAHFWDITAVAALDKVVIKFRREGTEVEVLGLNEASATIVDRFGVHDKPDAIDQLMGH from the coding sequence ATGCTACAAACACTCAAACAAACGTGGTTTTCCAACGTCCGTGGCGACGTGCTCGCGGGGATCGTCGTCGCACTTGCGCTGATCCCTGAAGCCATCGCTTTCTCTATCATTGCGGGCGTCGACCCCAAAGTTGGTCTCTACGCCTCATTCTGTATCGCCGTAGTGATCGCCTTTGTCGGTGGCCGCCCAGGCATGATTTCAGCCGCGACAGGGGCCATGGCACTGCTGATGGTGACCCTGGTCAAGAACCATGGTCTTGAATATCTGCTGGCCGCCACGCTGCTGTGTGGCGTGTTGCAAATTGGTGCTGGCTACCTGAAGCTCGGCTCGCTGATGCGCTTCGTTTCGCGCTCGGTGGTGACCGGCTTCGTCAATGCGCTGGCGATCCTGATCTTCATGGCTCAGCTGCCCGAGCTGACCAATGTCACCTGGCACGTCTACGCCATGACAGCCGCAGGCCTCGGCATCATTTATCTGTTCCCCTATGTCCCGAAGATCGGCAAGCTCATCCCATCGCCGCTGGTGTGCATCATCGTGCTGACCGCCGTTGCCATGTCGGTTGGGCTGGATATCCGCACGGTCGGTGATATGGGTCAACTGCCGGATACGCTGCCAATCTTTCTCTGGCCTGACGTGCCGCTGACGTTCGAGACGTTGGCCATCATCTTCCCTTACTCGGCAGCACTGGCCGTGGTCGGTCTGCTGGAGTCGATGATGACCGCGACCATTGTTGACGACCTGACCGACACCCCTAGTGACAAGAACCGCGAGTGCAAGGGCCAGGGCGTGGCCAACATTGCTTCGGGTCTGATCGGCGGTATGGCCGGCTGCGCGATGATTGGTCAGTCGATCATCAACGTGAAATCCGGCGGTCGCTCTCGCCTGTCGTCCCTGGCAGCAGGCGTATTCCTGCTGCTGATGGTGGTATTCCTCGGCGATTGGCTGAAGCAGATCCCAATGGCTGCTCTGGTAGCCGTAATGATCATGGTATCCATCGGCACCTTCAGTTGGGATTCGCTGCGCAACCTGAAGAAGCACCCGTTGTCGACCAACATTGTCATGGTCGTCACCGTGGTGGTCGTGGTCGCCACCCACAACCTGGCCTTCGGCGTGCTGGCCGGCGTGCTGCTGGCCGCGATGTTCTTCGCCAACAAGGTTGGCCATTACATGGCAATCAGCTCTTTGCTGGACGAAGCCGGCGAGCATCGTAGCTATAACGTCACCGGCCAGGTGTTCTTCAGCTCGGCAGACAAGTTCGTCGCGGCCTTCGACTTCAAGGAAGCCCTGAACAAGGTAACCATCGACCTGAATCGCGCCCACTTCTGGGATATCACCGCTGTTGCAGCCCTGGACAAGGTGGTTATCAAGTTCCGCCGCGAAGGCACCGAAGTTGAAGTGCTGGGTCTCAACGAAGCAAGCGCCACTATCGTGGATCGCTTTGGTGTTCACGATAAACCCGACGCCATTGATCAACTCATGGGCCACTGA